GGACGTGTTTGAAAAGGAGAGAACCAAGCTTAAACATGCTTTGGGGAGTATTCCCGGTAGATTATGTTTGACATGCGATAGTTGGGTGGATCCTTGTACTCGTGAGTACCTTTGCCTGACAGTGAATTATGTGGATTCTAACTGGAAACTACAAAGCAAGTTTTTGCATCTTGCCCGCTTGCCTTTTCCCAGGGATGCTTCTATCTTGCGATCAGAGGTTTACAATCTGTTGTGCAAGTGGGGAATCGAGAAGAAAGTATTTTCAATCACCTCTGATAGTAGAAGGTGTGGTGATACTGTACAAGACATGTTAAGGGATTTCCTTAATGAGCAGGATGGAGCTTTACTTTGCAATGGAGACTATTTACATGTTCGTTGTGGGGCTCATTTCATGGATCAAATGGCTCAAGCGTGTTTCAAGCTGATTGATAGACCAATACGCAATAAGCTTCTGAAGCCTCTTAATGACATGGCAAATCTGTTTCTACGCACTGAACACCCAACTGCCAATTCATACTTTATCAATGTTCTGAATATTGGTCTTGTCCTTGTGGACGCATTGGAGGATAAAGACCTTGAGATCAGTAACTTGGCACGAACGTTGAAGAGTGAATTTGATGTGTATTGGGATGCTTGTAATGAGGTTCTTGCCTTGGCTATAATATTTGATCCTCGCTACAAACTCAGCTTCGTCAAGTTTTGTTATGAGAAGTTAGACAAGGAAAGTGCAGAGAACAGGTATTTGTGCACCCGTAGACGGCTTGATAGGCTCTTCAAAACCTACAGTGATCAAGTGTTTGCATCACAAATGAATGAAATGAAAGATGATACTATCAGGGTAAGTATTCTGTATGTACTAGTAGTTTCGCAGTGATACTACTTTTCATGTTGTAGACTTGTCCTGTTTCATGACATATATTTATTTCAAAGCAGGAATTTGAGATAGAATGCAGAGAGAAGGAATATGACTCATGTAAGTCAAGTCTGAATGTGTACTTGAATGAACCGAGTGTCAGCTGCCAGAAAAAGATGGATGTTCTCTCTTGGTGGAAAGAAAACGAACCTAGTTTTGGACAAGCTCTATCTCTTATGGCAAGGGATATATTAAGCATTCCTATTACCTCGTTTTCTAAAGATTCAGTTTTTGGCATGGGATACAGAGTTGAAGACAGATTGACATCTAACTGGTCATCTGACTGTGCAGAAGCGCTAATAGCTACCCGAAACTGGTTATTCGGGTACCCAGGTAACATCTGCAAAATGATCATTTGATAGGATTTCATTTATAATGACTTGTTTGTTTATGTTCTCTTGtgaattttcatttatttcaacTTACAAACTCTTTTAATAAATACTTGTAATAAATTTAAGCAAATAGATCATTTGATAGGATTTGCATTTTAAATGACTTGAATTATTCATGTTCTCTTGTGATTTTTTCACGTATTTCTAATAACACGTTCTTttaaataaacaataaattttCTGCTTTCAGTTGATGATGAGTCCCCTCCTGGAGGACTTAAGGGCCTTGAGCAGCGATTTTGGCGCACCGCATGTGAGGAAGAATCAGATTCAACTTTTCAGAAGTGAAATTGCAACCTTTTATTTgcagttctttttttttttaataccgATATATGTGCATGCTTTTGCAATCATAGAATCGACCAATCCAGAACTGTTAACAATCTGTAGCAACGTTAGTACTAATATAGGTTTTGATGATCACCGTTGTCCGTTGATCATAGCAGGTGGTTTATATGCCGCGTCAAACAGCCGAAGACTGCAAATGTAATGGTTAAAATTAACGTGTTGTATCTGTATGGATGGTGTTATATTTAGCTTTATGTTCACCCTGATCTTGATTTTTTATGCTGTACTAATCGAATATGAGGGGTTTAATCTGCAAATTCACGTTAATCTTCATTCAGGTCTGTTTGGTAAAGTGATTGTGCAAGTATAGAAGCAACTATGAAGCGTTACACAGATGTTACACAGATGATGTTTTGTAACTAGTAGAATTAAATCCTTGATGTACTGCAAATTATCAGAGTCCCGTGTCATATTTTGTGTAATTTACTTGCCAGTATAATCATGTTTATCTGTTTCTAAATAATTGTCGCACAATAATTTAGGAGGGGGCCGGGTGGGGGAAACTAGgtgttatatttgttttatattccctccgtcccggaatatttGCACCGTTTTGGCTTTTtgtactattcacataattcgctttgaccttattttatttctagtatatgaaaacaaatattagtatatgatatattgttggcttcatcttaatatatgttttcaaaatattaatattgtacAAGTtcttataatatgtagttaaatatattggtggtcaaaattGTACATTGGTAAGCGTGTTCGATGCGAGTATTCGCGACGGAGTGAGTAACTAACAAAGTAACAATGGGTTTCTAAGATTTCGGGTtgagtttcttctatcacaatTTTGTTGTTGATTCTTGAATAACTGTAATCATATGCAGGGTTCACGTAGCCGAATGACAGGAAGCGGGTTTTGGTGCTGATGCATTGTTCATTAGGATTGCCTGAGGTGTAATCTTGCTTGACATGTTGGATGAAACTCCAGAGCTTGCAAAAGTACTCACATTTTATTGGGCGGGAAAGCTATCAAATCCACCCCCCTATGGTGGATATATATGACTTTTGACATCCACACATCCCCATACTCACTCAAGTTATATCCATAACCAAGGTTAGCCAAATATTCttttttgttattcaacaatACAGGATAAGATTAATTTAGAACGAAATATGTATAGTACAAGATATGATGATTACTTGATGATCAACCATTACTGTATTTGATACCTCAAGCAAACCGCCCACACTGTCGTTGTTGTCGGCGATGGACACCttagttataaaaaaaaattaaacaattatTAGTTAGACACTTTGATATAACCAAAGTGCTTAGGGTTACCAGATTGCGTCAAAGTCTTGAGATCATAAACAATCCAACATCTTAAACTCTCCTCATCATAGAAAAAACCCACACACTTGCAATCTTCAGTGCATTTGGCCTTACATTTCCTTGGCTGCATAGGCCCCTCTCCTTCGGTGTACATGCTACTGAAATGCGTAACACCGACAACCTTGTAGTACTTGGCATTCATCTCCCCACCGTTGCATACCAAGTTCGGAGGCGCACACTTTTCGCTCCAACCCAAGAGCCCTCTAGGGGAAGGGCAAGCTACACACTGTTCTTTGTAGCAAACTCCGAAATCCCCACACTTTTCAGGCATTTGACATTCAGTTGCTCCTTTTTGATCACCCACCAATGGTTCTCCCATGAAAAGAGTGTACTCCACTTTCCATATACCCCTATTCAGAGGATCAAGATTATACGTACGTAGTTTACCATCAATGTCAAGTCGAAGGAAGGAATACGTGCCATCGTACCATGTATCAGCTAACTGCTGGTTTGAACTGGATAGCCAATCTGTGGTTATGTATTGAATACCTTGGAAAGTAAAATGACTAACGAAGTTTGTGACTGCTACATAATATTTGAATTCTTTGGAAGGTGTTGTGCTATAACTCTGATCAATTCTGTAGTAAGGAAGTGGTGTTGGATTTTTCGGGCTCTTGTAGTATAGAGACACATTATTGGGTCTCATCTCTAAGGTATAGTTCCCCTCTAAATCGCTCGTAGGCGATGCACGACTTACGAGCTTATTAGTAAGCCCGGCCTTAAGAGACTGTCCTGCTAATAGTGTATCCGAGGGGTAATCAAAACTTTGCCATATATAATTGTCTTTAGCATCGTGTAATACCAAGTTACCGTTATCAAGCATCTTCATTCCAACCACACCCTTGTTGGACGTGTTGGTTTGCCAAACAACACGGTCATCAAAATCGGCTAGTACAAGATTGCCATCTAGCCCTAAGGTAAGAGTTGCCCCGTCATGTACCGGGTCATTCCGGTTGGCGGCCCAAACCCATTTAGGATAGAAGTCCATGCCTATACCAAGGGTAAAAGAATTAGGGGTGAAGGAATACAAGCATAAAGAGAACTTTGGACTACCTATTCCTCCTACACGTCGGAAGTAGGAGTCGAATTCACCAGCGGTATCCTCTAAGTCACCTTGATTGATATAGAGGAAAAGTGAAGGTGGGAAAGATCTTTCAGGGAATGGAGCTGGAGCTGGAGCTGGAGCTGGAGAAGGAGATGAGGAATCTTGAGAAATCGACGGCGAAACAAGGAAGCATAGAGATAGGAGTAATGGGAAGGCAGACATGTTGATAAGCATGCATGTGTTTACGCTTTTGAATTGGATCTGtgctaatatatatatatatagcagGTCGCATGCATCTATAGATTTAATTCTTCAACTTAAGTATCACTTCACAGTAGGACTTTGTAGTATTATTTTCCAAGTTGATAATATTCTATGATTTCAGATTAGCTGTCAATTACGTATGAAATGAAGGAATCAATGCAAAATAAAGTGACCAACGTAACGTACATGTCTTTATCTAGTGACAAATAATGAGTGTCTGCATGTGTACGCCGTACGATAGACCACTAGTTCGAATCCCAGCCTCAATTCGTGATGTTCTTGCAGCTCATTCAGAAAAAAATGAGAAAGTTAGAAGTTGTTTGATTAATGTTAATTCTAGTAGACTAATTGACTTTAGCTAATGGTTGTAGTATTGGGAAATTGATTGATTTTGGCAATCTAGCCTATATGAGTAGAAAGGATCTATAAGTCATATTTTAAAATGCTTGGTTTGTTAGATACAAACTAGTTTTTTTTAGAAGGGATCATTCGCAGCTGATGGCGCTCAATCTTATGACCTCTAAGTCACAAAGTGagttttctattaactccactAACTTATGTTGGTTTAGATACAGAATAATTGCAAAATGCAAATTAAAAGATGCATATTTTATAATTACACACTTTTATAATATAAGGCGGTCCTACACAAAAGACCgcattggtgtcatataagttaagaaatggaaccaattagttaaacaatagaactaattagttacgcaCTGAaacttattactccctccgtcccggaatacttgacctgttttccttatcgggccgtcccttaatacttgacctgtttctaaaaatgaataTATtccaacaatattatattatttctcactccacccctattaacccacctaacccctactccatacaaaaaataattaaaaattcaacccctactctcctccaactccacctcttaacccacctcccactaactacattaaaataataccccactatcaactactacctattaaattaaataagtcaattcaagtcccttaaactctatggcggtcaaaccgggtcgagtattccgggacggagggagtagttaagcaatgaaaacaattagttaagtcaTCAAATCGGTCTTTTCGGTACGGCGGTCTTAACAAAAGTTGTCTATAATTAATTCCTATGGTTTTATGGcaaaactcttgaatgattatAACAAAATGGTAGCCACCACAATACACTGAATCTTAGCCTTTCATTACTGATGATCAATCTGGACAATTGATTTAGTTGACTTAATACTTACAAAAAATGACAAATAAGTAATGAATTGAACTATCATTCCACATTAAGTTTTGGGTGTTTTCTCTTTCTTAATTGTTCCTCCTACGGGTCCTCCACTCCTCCCATAATCCTATTTCCCAACCGCTCACTCACCGTTGAACTTCGATTGCAAAAACCATAATTCTATTTCCACCATTCTTCATCAAACACAAAAGCCATTATCCAAGTCTTATTACCAGCATCTGatcaaattatttaattaattaagttgaaattcaaaaaattaaattctctttggaaatttgaaatttgaaatttgaaattcgaACGACTTCGAATAGTGGAACAAGTCTTTATATAGGCGTGGGATTTGGGTATTTACACATTAAATTAAAAGTTATGACAAGAtctaaagaaaagaaaaaaaaaaccgaaaAGGAGAGTCATTAACAGACAGTTGCAGATCTATTTTCCAACCTTTcggctttttttttttatagaagaAGATAAGAGTATATAAATAAAAGATGGAAGAGAACAAAAAAGGAAGGGCCttgcatttttatttatttttggacagcataaaataaatgaaaacattAAGAGTTCGTCCTAGCATGGACAAGATTGTGAGCTCGAATTACAGCAGTTGTATCTACTTTTATAATccaaaaaaatctgaaaataaggGACATGCATCTTAATCAAGAGAAGCGGTCCCTTTAAAATTTACGACCGACCTATCATTCTATCCAATATCCATTGACCATTCCCTTAGTCGTAGTCAATACCTCCCCCACCGACAATAGGATCAGACGGTGGTGTTTTTGGCGGACAGGGTATTACGACTGTAATATTGATGCGCCCTTTTACTTCGACTGATAGAGCTTCAACACCGCATATATCATCATTTGTGAAAACCATGAGTATTACAAACAGAGCAATGACCTTAATGAATGACCATTTCTTCTGCCCCATTTtagttatgaaattaatttCACACCCAAATAAACAGGGTACTCCTAATACGCTGTTAAATTATAAGTGTACGTATTTGATAGAGAACTATTGAGTTCATATATGGTTGCTACTTGGGAAGCAATAACATATAGCAGCCGACCCCTGAATGGCCGATCCTTACTGTTGCGTTGCACgactttcttcttttttttcaatTGTAACTAAGGAGTAGTACGTGCTTCTCAGTTTCTTCATTTTTTGGACGTGGGAAGCAATCCTAACCCTATTTTCTTTAATATTAAAATCACATTCATTAGTATATAAAATgttacgaaaatgataaatgtAGCAATATGCTAGTTTTAAGccgtatctctattatataaaggaacagctgaggttAAATTGGTAAtcacacttttcgtgtccccaagcAAAATTACTAAGATACCCTCATTTCGTCGCTTGCTGAATCCTGAGCTCTCCCCTCtcactttttctctctcctcaaccctCACCAAATCGCGTCCCTCTCACGTTTTCTCTTGGTTTCTAGGGTTAGACCTTCCAGCGGTTGCACTTCCTCGCCGTCGTCCCTCACCCAATCGCTTCCCCCCGTCGCCTTCCATCGATCTCTGCCGGAAATGGTGCAGCAACCGAGATCGTTTTTCCACTTTGAATAACTTTCTTAATTAGATCTTTTaattaattgttgttgtttgttgattttgctaGGTTTTTGGATCGTAAGTCGAGGGTTCTGAACTTGGCGGCTCCTTTGCGGTGGTAGACTTCGGCGAGCACAAAGGTTACCTGAAAGGAGTCATCAGCGAGGTCATCCATGACTCCCTCGGCGTCACTTTCCGACACTCATTCAGGTACAAGCACCAGAAGGAGTTGTTCGTCGCTGCAGAGGGTATGTACACTGGTCAGCCCGTGCTTTTGGAGATTACGCCATTGTTATCTCTCACAGCCCTGATAATGATACCTCTAGGTATATCTTCACTTTATTTGTCATGTGTTTTTTGATTTTcgctattaattttttttgttttctatgTTTTTTTTACATCTATGATTCAGTAATTAGTTTGTTCTAGGAACGTCTTTGCTTgatgatttgatttttatatggGTGTTTGAAATTTGGTTGGTTGGTATTGTATGAGACATGGTAATTTGATTTGGATTAGTGAAGTGAGGTAAAAATTAGATCTTTTGTCGTATAATTTGGTATATGAAATTCTTGATTGCTTGGGTATTTTGCAAATTAGTTGAATTGGTTTGTTAatgtgtgatttgttgaaatttCTTTGATTCATTTTAACATCTCTCAGCATGTATTAAGTCTAAACTCTACCATGTTATTACTACTATTATAATCACATCTTAAATGTTGAATTTCTTCAATACGAATCTATCTAATCGACAAATTTTCGGTCTAATTTAGTTTGATTGTGGGGTTTCGTATTGCCGGTTCATGCCGATTGCTATTTTCAGGTTTTCTTAGCTTTGGATTTATAGGTTTTGTTAGCTGATTGTGGGGTTTTCGTAGCTTTGGATTTATAGGTTTTGTTAGCTAATTGTGGGGTTTTCTTAGCTTTGGATTTATAGGTTTTGTTAGCTGATTGTGCCGGTTTTGTATTGCTGAttgctatatatatatatgtagccTTTAATTAGTTGATTACAATTTTCCGAATTTGTAAAAGGATATTTAGTGAAAACTTGCATTTGATTTTTCATTTCTTCAGGTTCAAGTGTTTGAGAAGCAATGCGGATCCCTAACTCAGTACGGTATGAAACATATGCGAGCCTTTGCTAACATCTGTAACAAGGAGGTTTCGCAGTCTGCACATGAAGCTTCACATTTTAAGTTGAGTCTGCAACAAAAATTGATCATTTTAAGTTGAGTCCTCACATTTTAAGTtgatttctaggttttgttagCTTATGATTTCTGGgttatttgttttgatttatgGGTTTTTGTATGACAATCTAATACGAATTGATAATAGAGATTAGTTCAGGATTGAAATTAGTATGAtgggttttgatttttggattttgtcCTCACATTTTTGCAGGTCATTATGATCCCAACCCTTTCAAAGAAGAAGTAGAGGTCAATCCCTTTGCTGTAactcaaatttaattttttattcaaaatcatGGATTATGGCTTTGGTCCTGTGTGTTTGATTAAGTTTTTGCATTAGTAAATTTAgaattttttggttttgttcAGCAGATTTAAGTTATAAATTAATCTTTATCTGTTTTGTTTGTTCTGGTGAAATTGGATTACTTTAGGAGAGATGTGAAAAAATTGATGGTTTACAAAAAAGACTCTGGCTTTGTATTCGATGGTTCCAAGTGGTTGAAGGAGGGTATATCTTAGAGCAAGATAATCTCCGGGAGTTGCTGCAATCGGCAGAGAGATGGGTATGATTTTTTGGTGCATTCGGTAGTGGAAAAATGTCAGGCTAACCTGGTAAGCTATAACAATTGCACTTACATGTTCGAGAGGGAGAGGAATTTCTTGACTTTTGAAACTATTTATTATGCACATTCAGTAAAATCGTATTTGGTTGCAACGAACTAAAGTATTTATAGTGGAGCTGTTTCTGGTTGTGCTTATAGATGTTATTCAATTCATAAACTAAATGCACCAAAAGTAATTGAACGAACGGGGGAAGTGATAGTTCAGGTATATTGAACTACATTTCTCTCTTTGATCATGTTTAAAGAACTGTTGTGATGTTTTCTGTCACATGCTTAATGATTATGATATGGTTTCTAACAATACTAAATTGCCTTTAACATATCTTTTAATAGCCTGAAAAAGAGGTGCTAATGGGGGAGGCAatttcctttgaatattcctCTGATAcattttttattgtttattttagtAGAATTTATATTCCCCtttgaatatttattttatttaagagGTGCTAATGTTCATTTTATTGTTTATACAATGAAAATTAACTTCAGAATGCCAAGTCTAACTGATATATTTTGTGCAGTCGTACATTTTCTGTCTTAATGTCCATTTTTGGTTGCGAAACTATGAACTGAGATTTTGCCTGACCTATTATCTGATTTATAGCATGGCATTGACAATTCCTCTGTATCAATTTATGGACAATGCAATCCAGGAGTAATAGCAATGTAAAGAGGTGACCACCTCCTTGACTTTTTGTGGAggttgcttaatgttggcataATTAGGAGGTTTCTgccttttttatattttggaaaATTTAGTTCGTTTGGGAGTTAGTTCTATAAAAGCAATTTTGATGGTCTTTGGTAAAGTTTATTTCACATGTTGTGTGTTTCAGATTAGAATTTTTGGATGATAATTCTCGGATTTGAGAGTATGGTTTTTGATGTTGATCTTATCCTAATACACAGTTTTGGAGCTAGCTGTTTTTTAGCTTGATTATGTGTGCGCTTGGTTGTACTCGATCTAGGATGATCAACCATTTCCCCTGTTGCATTTTTAATCATTCAACATAACACTAGATATTAATATATTCAGTTGTTCATAAATGTATGTTCCTGCATATTATCAGAAATAGAACTGAATTGTaagttgattttttttcctgTGTTTGTATTTTGCAGATTTATGAACAGAGTACAATTGCTAGAAGACAagcagtattttttttttaagttataGTTTTTCATCCTTACTGCTACAGAAATCAAATTGTTTATTTTTCAATATTTGTATTTAACGTTTAAACAATACACAAAGTGATTATATTCTGGCTGAAATTTCATACAATTAGTTTATTTTGATTCAGTATTTTGGGCATTCTAGAATTGTGGGATGTCAATTACAATGGGAATGTTCTTTTCATATTTCGTTTTTTAGATAAAATAAAGAAGGAATACATAACGGTTGTCTAAGGAAATTATTCTCTATATTAAAGGAATACAGAACTGTTATGTAAGGTAATAAcacaattttagttttttttttacgcACGCACGCagcgcgtgcatataagacttatAATATAAGGGAAGAGctgagggtattttagtaacctaacttttggtgtcccctgtGAAAAAGACTAAAATAACCTCTACCCTTAAACCATTTAATTCAATTGAAAAGCTGATTATTTAGTGAATTGAAATAACAAATCAGAGAACCAAAAAGATTTCAAACGCCTAAAATCTATTTAACGCCCATAACAACAAAAGTCAACAAAGAATGATGTTATTTTAATTGACAATCATAAAATCAGGAAAATCACCCACAATCTATGTTGATTGAGAACATTTCACGTGACTGTCAGTCAAATAATACCAAAAATAAGAATCAAATCATATACAAATTTATTACAATTACCTAAATTACTCTACTGCAAAACTTAATACTAGGAGTTACAATTACCTAAAGTTCAATCTCcgttgtaaaaaaaataaagaaaaaagtcCAATGTCTCAGTTACGTTACTGAGagttaaataatacaaaaaaagAATCAAATTATTCTACTGTAAACCTAATACTACGAATTGTTCTGAAAATTCTACGAAGCTCATCGAATACACAAAATTCATCGCAAAAAATCTCCATCGTCGTTTCCCTTCAAGTAGTGCCGATATATGTAAGTATATTGTTCTTCCGAATTCATGCacacaaaaaaattgaaattgtgtTATTGAACAATTCATGATTATGTTATCCGATGAAAATTGTATTGTTGATAAAATACTAAGTAGAATATGAATATGTTGTACTAAAACACTTGCATTGATCTTTATGTAGATTAGATAACTGGCCATTGCAATCGACAACTACCAACGAATCACTTTCAAAAGATAAGGTAAGTCGTTCCATTAAACAAAAAACTAATTGATATTGATTGTTCGTGAATTTTTATTATGAGATGTCCAATTATTTACACTTTAAATGGTTTTTATGCAGGCTTTAATTTCAAATAAAAGTTCTTCACTTTATACAATAACCACCGGCCATCGGCATAAGGTACGTTTCCATCCACCTCTTAAACAAAAAGTAAATCATAATATGTGCATGCTTTTATTGGCTATGATTTTTGGGTACATGTTAGATTTTAAATGTCATTTAACACGCTTTTATTGGCTATGATTCTTACGTTACATGTTTGGGATAAGACTATAGACTTATAGAGTGAGTAGGGAGTGTTGAGGTAATGGTGAGCAGTTGATTCTCTAAAGAGGAAACAACAGGGAGGAGAAAGAGATGGGGAAATTAGTCGCCATTTTATCTGAAGGAGAGAGCAAAGAAGAAGTGAgagaaagggtgattgagagaGCAACAGATAGGAGAGAGTTAGAGAGCAACGAAGATTTTTCTAGCCACTAAAGTTCTGGTGACTTATCATTTTGGAAGTTTAAgccattaaaattaattttgtaaTGAATTTTTAAAGAGTATATTTTGTGAGTTAGGTTATTTGGTAGAATTGACGGTAGAAtataaatttgggtaaaatgatATTAATAAAGTTACTCAcgatttcaacaaaaaaaaaaaaaaaatttacccaCGAACATAATTTTAGGTGTGTGGGTAATATTAAGGCTTTATTTGGTTgggaggaattggaaggaaaagaaaagaaaggaaaggtaaaataaggtttcctgtatttggtacaaataattaTACGGGAAGTGAAAGGAAAGTaagggaattggaaggaaagctcctttataaaattttcactttcctttcctcccaaagttggaggaatttggaaggaaagagaaaattaaaagctgtcatttatatttcctttctcttcccttcatttctttcccttaaaccaaaaacaggaaaataaaatctctttcttttcccttcctttcctttcttttcccttcctttcttttctcttcctttcctttactAATAGTGAACCAAATAGGGCCTAAGTATTGTCTTACGAAGTAATTTTTCAAAAGAAAATTTTGGTTTATATATACTCCGATCCGTAGGTAATTTGGCGAAATGATAGTtggtatataaaaaaaaagttataataattagctcatattgtatttgaattacGTTTATGCAGTCTAACAGATGTGGTCAGGGCATGGAAGAAACATTATCAACtttcgaaaataaagttttTTCGTGGGTGCTACCTCCACCAACAATCGAAGATTTTAATCCAGAATATTCTTATAATTGTTGCTAATGGATTGGGTAGAGATGTGGTTAGATAAGTACATATGCAGGCAAAATAGAAAACGAAACACATTTTTATACGTTTAATTTCTTTACTCCGGTATTACGATTTAGATTTATCTGTCATATAAGAGCATGTGTATTACATTGTTTCACTATTTAGATGCTTTTAAATAGAGATGAAGTACTTATTTTggcatattattatttataatgaatagtttttttttttttttgaaatagttATAATAACATTATAACTATTcattataaatattattatttataatgaaTAGTTATAATAACACAACTTTTAGTTTTTATATAatcccgcacgcatcgcgtgcataaaatactagtcACAATTATGACAgagcatgcttatgtgtcatgattcaaattggaaactaaaatatttaacttatataacctattctACATGTTCCaaaaaaagtaggaaaatcttaatagtctaatttgtttttttctttatatcgactactttatttatatattttcataatataaatattacattcatagtaaaaatattctgatgacgcatagcTGGTTGGAAGTCCAAGTACTTGTCTCTAGCCGACATAATTACCTTAGTAAAGTCTTTTGTATCAACAATGGAAACATATGCAATGCAAACGACAAAAATT
This sequence is a window from Spinacia oleracea cultivar Varoflay chromosome 1, BTI_SOV_V1, whole genome shotgun sequence. Protein-coding genes within it:
- the LOC110791304 gene encoding zinc finger BED domain-containing protein DAYSLEEPER, producing MAGSSNSKRNQRASVPLSSVPGNTSAGGGKLPLNEDPIFKEKMALAVIRHGYPLTFFEDRRNQEMMAYLNPNLKPLSRKETVANCLDVFEKERTKLKHALGSIPGRLCLTCDSWVDPCTREYLCLTVNYVDSNWKLQSKFLHLARLPFPRDASILRSEVYNLLCKWGIEKKVFSITSDSRRCGDTVQDMLRDFLNEQDGALLCNGDYLHVRCGAHFMDQMAQACFKLIDRPIRNKLLKPLNDMANLFLRTEHPTANSYFINVLNIGLVLVDALEDKDLEISNLARTLKSEFDVYWDACNEVLALAIIFDPRYKLSFVKFCYEKLDKESAENRYLCTRRRLDRLFKTYSDQVFASQMNEMKDDTIREFEIECREKEYDSCKSSLNVYLNEPSVSCQKKMDVLSWWKENEPSFGQALSLMARDILSIPITSFSKDSVFGMGYRVEDRLTSNWSSDCAEALIATRNWLFGYPVDDESPPGGLKGLEQRFWRTACEEESDSTFQK
- the LOC110791296 gene encoding EP1-like glycoprotein 3 — protein: MLINMSAFPLLLSLCFLVSPSISQDSSSPSPAPAPAPAPFPERSFPPSLFLYINQGDLEDTAGEFDSYFRRVGGIGSPKFSLCLYSFTPNSFTLGIGMDFYPKWVWAANRNDPVHDGATLTLGLDGNLVLADFDDRVVWQTNTSNKGVVGMKMLDNGNLVLHDAKDNYIWQSFDYPSDTLLAGQSLKAGLTNKLVSRASPTSDLEGNYTLEMRPNNVSLYYKSPKNPTPLPYYRIDQSYSTTPSKEFKYYVAVTNFVSHFTFQGIQYITTDWLSSSNQQLADTWYDGTYSFLRLDIDGKLRTYNLDPLNRGIWKVEYTLFMGEPLVGDQKGATECQMPEKCGDFGVCYKEQCVACPSPRGLLGWSEKCAPPNLVCNGGEMNAKYYKVVGVTHFSSMYTEGEGPMQPRKCKAKCTEDCKCVGFFYDEESLRCWIVYDLKTLTQSGNPKHFGYIKVSN